In one window of Prevotella sp. E13-17 DNA:
- a CDS encoding peptide chain release factor 3, producing MREEIERRRTFAIISHPDAGKTTLTEKFLLFGGQIQVAGAVKSNKIKKTATSDWMEIEKQRGISVSTSVMEFDYTPEGKDIEYKVNILDTPGHQDFAEDTFRTLTAVDSAIIVVDGAKGVETQTRKLMTVCRMRKTPVIIFINKMDREGRDPFDLLDELEQELEIKVRPLSWPINQGAKFKGVYNIYEKKLDLFTPDKQRVTEKVEVNIDSDELDKRVGSSDAEKLREDLELVDGVYPEFDVESYRSAEVAPVFFGSALNNFGVQELLNCFVEIAPSPRPTKAEEREVQPDEQKFTGFIFKITANIDPNHRSCIAFCKVCSGKFQRNVPYLHVRQGKTMRFTSPTQFMAQRKSTIDEAWPGDIVGLPDSGGVFKIGDTLTAGEQLHFRGLPSFSPELFKYIENDDPMKSKQLQKGIDQLMDEGVAQLFVNQFNGRKIIGTVGQLQFEVIQYRLENEYNAKCRWEPVHLYKACWISSDDEQELENFKKRKYQYMAKDKEGRDVFLADSGYVLQMAQQDFEHIQFHFTSEF from the coding sequence ATGCGCGAAGAAATAGAAAGAAGAAGAACATTTGCGATCATATCGCACCCAGATGCTGGTAAGACCACTTTGACCGAGAAATTTCTGCTTTTTGGTGGACAGATTCAGGTTGCCGGTGCTGTTAAGAGTAATAAGATTAAGAAAACAGCAACCAGTGACTGGATGGAGATTGAAAAACAGCGTGGTATTTCGGTCAGCACATCAGTGATGGAGTTTGATTATACACCTGAGGGTAAAGATATAGAGTATAAAGTAAATATCCTCGATACCCCTGGTCACCAAGACTTCGCAGAAGACACCTTCCGCACACTTACGGCAGTTGACTCTGCCATTATCGTGGTTGACGGAGCTAAGGGTGTTGAGACTCAGACGCGCAAACTCATGACCGTCTGCCGCATGCGCAAGACTCCAGTTATTATCTTCATCAATAAGATGGACCGTGAAGGACGTGATCCTTTCGATTTGCTCGATGAATTAGAACAAGAATTGGAAATTAAAGTGCGTCCTTTGAGTTGGCCTATCAATCAGGGAGCAAAATTCAAGGGTGTCTATAATATCTATGAGAAAAAACTGGATCTGTTCACACCAGACAAGCAGCGCGTCACCGAGAAGGTGGAAGTGAATATTGACAGCGATGAATTGGATAAACGAGTAGGTAGTAGTGATGCTGAAAAACTGCGTGAAGACCTTGAGTTAGTAGATGGTGTCTATCCAGAATTCGATGTCGAATCGTATCGGTCAGCTGAGGTGGCCCCTGTATTCTTCGGTTCAGCACTAAATAATTTCGGTGTTCAGGAACTGTTGAACTGTTTTGTAGAGATTGCCCCATCTCCACGACCTACAAAAGCTGAGGAACGTGAAGTTCAACCTGATGAGCAGAAGTTTACGGGTTTCATTTTTAAAATTACCGCAAACATTGACCCGAACCATCGTTCATGTATTGCATTCTGCAAGGTATGTAGTGGAAAATTTCAGCGCAATGTGCCATATCTGCATGTACGTCAGGGAAAGACGATGCGCTTCACATCTCCTACACAGTTTATGGCTCAGCGTAAATCAACCATTGACGAGGCGTGGCCAGGGGATATTGTTGGCTTGCCAGATTCTGGTGGCGTATTTAAAATTGGTGATACATTGACTGCTGGTGAACAACTACATTTCCGTGGTTTGCCTTCTTTCTCGCCCGAACTTTTCAAATACATTGAAAACGATGACCCTATGAAATCAAAGCAGTTGCAAAAGGGCATCGATCAGTTGATGGATGAAGGTGTGGCGCAGTTGTTTGTCAACCAGTTTAATGGCAGAAAGATTATTGGTACGGTTGGCCAACTGCAGTTCGAAGTTATCCAATATCGTCTGGAGAACGAATACAATGCCAAGTGTCGATGGGAACCTGTTCATCTATATAAAGCGTGTTGGATATCAAGCGATGATGAACAAGAATTAGAGAACTTCAAGAAGCGTAAATACCAATATATGGCCAAGGATAAAGAGGGACGCGATGTCTTCTTGGCCGACTCGGGCTATGTGCTTCAAATGGCTCAGCAGGATTTTGAACATATTCAATTCCACTTTACAAGTGAGTTTTAA
- the rfbD gene encoding dTDP-4-dehydrorhamnose reductase, whose protein sequence is MNILITGCNGQLGNELQLLEENYPQHTFFNTDIKELDITNQDDIANYVISHRIDGIVNCAAYTAVDKAESNAELCELLNSRAPVFLAKAIEKCGGWMIQISTDYVFDGTNHVPYVETDPVCPNSIYGRTKLEGEVAVLKACKQSVIIRTAWLYSTFGSNFVKTMIRLGQERDELGVIFDQIGTPTYAHDLALAIMTIIDKGIIPGTYHFSNEGAISWYDFAKAIYRIAGIEDCRIRPLHTVEYPTPAARPHYSVLDKTKIKETYQIEIPYWEESLRECIAKL, encoded by the coding sequence ATGAATATTCTTATCACGGGCTGTAATGGTCAACTTGGCAATGAGTTGCAACTGCTGGAGGAAAATTATCCGCAGCATACGTTCTTCAATACTGATATTAAGGAATTGGACATTACAAATCAAGACGATATTGCCAATTACGTAATCAGTCATCGCATCGACGGCATTGTAAACTGTGCTGCATATACTGCTGTTGATAAGGCAGAAAGCAATGCGGAATTGTGCGAACTGTTGAATAGCCGCGCTCCCGTTTTCTTGGCGAAAGCGATAGAAAAGTGTGGAGGCTGGATGATTCAGATAAGTACGGACTATGTGTTCGACGGCACAAATCATGTGCCATATGTAGAAACAGACCCTGTATGTCCTAACAGCATATATGGTCGTACTAAATTAGAAGGAGAAGTTGCTGTACTTAAGGCTTGTAAGCAATCAGTGATAATCCGTACAGCCTGGTTGTATTCTACTTTTGGAAGCAACTTTGTAAAGACAATGATTCGTTTAGGTCAGGAACGTGACGAGTTGGGAGTCATCTTCGATCAGATAGGAACACCCACCTATGCGCATGATTTGGCTTTGGCCATTATGACAATCATCGATAAAGGAATAATCCCTGGTACTTATCATTTTAGTAATGAGGGGGCTATATCCTGGTACGATTTTGCAAAGGCAATCTATCGCATTGCTGGTATTGAAGACTGTCGGATAAGACCTTTGCATACGGTTGAGTATCCCACACCAGCAGCACGACCACATTACAGTGTACTTGATAAAACCAAGATAAAAGAGACTTATCAAATAGAAATACCCTATTGGGAAGAGTCATTAAGAGAATGTATAGCGAAATTATAA
- a CDS encoding DUF4924 family protein, whose amino-acid sequence MFIAQELRKKNIAEYLLYMWQVEDTIRAFDCSLSRLRREYIDRFDYNDEQKSDEIDWFGNLIKMMNEEGCRDKGHLQINKVTLQLLTELHDQLLASPKFPFYNSAYYKVLPFIVELRNHGANKDEGEIETCLNLLYGVMMLRLQKKEVSPSTSHAVKEISTFIGMLSDYYKKDKEEGLKFD is encoded by the coding sequence ATGTTTATTGCACAGGAATTACGTAAAAAGAATATTGCGGAATACCTGCTTTACATGTGGCAGGTTGAAGATACAATTCGAGCTTTTGACTGTTCGCTTTCTCGTCTTCGACGCGAATATATCGATCGCTTTGATTATAATGATGAACAAAAGTCCGATGAAATTGATTGGTTCGGTAATCTAATAAAGATGATGAACGAAGAAGGTTGTCGGGATAAGGGGCATCTTCAGATTAATAAAGTGACGCTTCAGTTGTTGACAGAGTTGCATGACCAGCTATTAGCATCGCCAAAGTTCCCATTCTACAATAGCGCTTATTATAAGGTTCTGCCTTTTATAGTAGAACTGCGCAATCATGGTGCTAACAAAGATGAAGGCGAGATTGAGACATGCTTGAACCTGCTGTATGGTGTTATGATGCTCCGATTGCAAAAGAAGGAGGTATCACCAAGCACCTCGCATGCTGTGAAGGAGATTTCTACGTTTATAGGAATGTTATCTGACTATTATAAAAAAGACAAAGAAGAAGGATTAAAGTTTGATTAA